Proteins encoded in a region of the Cytobacillus luteolus genome:
- a CDS encoding ABC transporter permease, with protein sequence MGLLKNETSQSELNQPPHVNNGQEEAISPWKDAYRSLKKNKLAMVGAGIILFFILIALFAPLITSHGINDQNMSVRLQAPSVEFWFGTDDFGRDIFTRIVYGARISLWVGFFAVTGALFFGTLLGVIAGYYGRFRDSIISRIFDIMLAFPSILLAIAIVAILGPSLQNALIAIAIVNIPIFGRLVRSKVLSLKNEEYIMAARAQGMKDSRIIIHHILPNSLGPIIVQATLGFGTAILEAAALGFLGMGAQPPDPEWGKMLSDSRSFIQSAPWTVLFPGFSIMLIVLGFNLIGDGLRDALDPKMKS encoded by the coding sequence ATGGGACTATTAAAAAATGAAACAAGCCAATCTGAACTAAATCAACCACCTCACGTCAATAATGGCCAGGAAGAAGCCATCTCACCTTGGAAAGATGCATATAGAAGCTTAAAGAAGAATAAATTAGCGATGGTTGGCGCAGGGATCATTCTCTTCTTTATATTGATTGCCCTTTTTGCTCCATTGATAACATCTCATGGAATCAATGATCAAAATATGTCAGTCCGTTTACAAGCACCTTCAGTTGAATTTTGGTTTGGGACGGATGATTTTGGAAGAGATATATTTACAAGGATTGTATATGGTGCTCGTATTTCTTTGTGGGTTGGCTTTTTTGCAGTTACTGGTGCTTTATTTTTTGGGACTCTATTAGGGGTTATTGCTGGTTATTATGGACGCTTTAGAGACAGTATAATCTCAAGAATTTTTGATATTATGCTAGCTTTCCCAAGTATATTACTAGCCATTGCCATTGTAGCTATTTTAGGGCCTTCTTTACAAAATGCTCTGATAGCAATTGCAATAGTTAATATTCCTATTTTTGGAAGATTAGTTCGTTCTAAGGTGTTAAGTTTGAAAAATGAAGAATATATCATGGCGGCTAGGGCTCAAGGGATGAAGGATTCTAGAATTATTATCCATCATATCTTGCCAAATAGCTTGGGCCCAATTATTGTTCAAGCTACATTAGGTTTTGGGACAGCCATTCTTGAAGCAGCTGCATTAGGATTTTTAGGAATGGGTGCACAACCACCTGACCCAGAATGGGGTAAAATGCTTTCAGATTCCCGGAGCTTTATTCAAAGTGCACCGTGGACTGTACTTTTCCCTGGCTTCTCGATTATGTTGATTGTTTTAGGGTTTAATTTAATTGGTGATGGATTGCGTGATGCGCTTGATCCGAAGATGAAGAGTTAG
- a CDS encoding ABC transporter permease yields the protein MFAYAIRRLLLLIPVLIGMSLITFSIIHLIPGNPAQTMLGEQATPEAIETLEENLGLNKPYLVQYGIYVKGLVTGDLGTSLLTKSPIIEEVKPFLAATIELTVFAMLFAIIVGVNAGIISAWKQNSWFDYISMLIALIGVSMPIFWLGLVEQWIFAQELQWLPAYGRENARDPVEVVTHFYLIDSLLSGRFDQFWVTMKHLILPGIALGTIPMAIIARMTRSSMLEVLRSDFVRTARAKGANQFIVIYKHALKNALIPVITVVGLQTGTLLGGAILTETIFSWPGMGRYIFEAIGSRDYPVIQSGILLVAFIFVMVNLIVDLLYAYLDPRIKY from the coding sequence ATGTTTGCTTATGCAATACGACGTTTACTTTTACTTATACCAGTATTAATAGGAATGTCTTTAATTACATTTTCCATCATTCATTTAATTCCTGGAAACCCAGCCCAAACAATGTTGGGGGAACAAGCGACTCCTGAGGCAATTGAAACCTTAGAGGAAAATCTAGGATTAAACAAACCTTATCTTGTTCAATATGGTATTTATGTAAAAGGATTAGTAACTGGAGACTTAGGAACGTCATTATTAACAAAATCCCCGATTATCGAAGAGGTTAAACCCTTTCTTGCAGCTACAATTGAGTTAACCGTCTTTGCTATGCTATTTGCTATTATCGTTGGGGTTAATGCTGGTATTATAAGTGCTTGGAAACAAAACTCATGGTTTGACTATATCAGCATGCTTATTGCTTTAATTGGTGTCTCGATGCCAATTTTCTGGTTAGGCTTGGTTGAGCAATGGATTTTTGCGCAAGAGCTTCAATGGCTACCAGCCTATGGAAGAGAAAATGCAAGAGATCCAGTTGAGGTCGTAACACACTTTTATCTAATTGATTCGTTACTCTCCGGAAGGTTTGATCAATTTTGGGTTACAATGAAGCATTTAATCTTGCCAGGTATTGCTTTAGGTACGATTCCGATGGCTATTATTGCTCGTATGACCCGTTCTAGTATGCTAGAGGTATTGCGCTCCGATTTTGTTCGTACGGCTCGAGCGAAAGGGGCAAATCAATTTATCGTTATTTATAAACATGCTTTGAAAAATGCGTTGATTCCGGTAATCACAGTAGTTGGTCTACAGACTGGTACATTGTTAGGTGGAGCAATCTTAACAGAAACCATCTTTAGTTGGCCAGGGATGGGACGTTATATATTTGAGGCGATAGGAAGTAGAGATTACCCAGTCATTCAATCAGGTATTTTATTAGTAGCTTTTATATTTGTAATGGTTAATTTAATCGTAGACCTGCTATATGCATATCTAGATCCAAGGATTAAATATTGA
- a CDS encoding ABC transporter substrate-binding protein, with amino-acid sequence MKRKGLIIMFILGLITSLALVGCSDKPSTSNDPEKPKDDTSENAEPKTLIFARGGENNSLDFASTTDGETSRVTMQIFESLLEYDKDSFNVKPGLASDWKIEDDGTRYILDLVKGIKFHDGTDFNADAVIFNYERWADKNHPHHYADEGFAYTFYQTLFGGHKGDEGHIIKEINKLNDHQVEFVLTKPYAPFIQNLAMASFAIASPKSFEDYGSKIIENPVGTGPFMFKEWKRNESITLVKNPNYWKEGLPKLDTVIFKTIPDNSARYTALKAGQIDIMDGLNPDDVNGVESDSNLKLYKRTANNVGYLGFNTQKAPFDDPKVRVAMNYAVNKEALIAGLYNNLAVPAKGALPPGYLGYNDSVEEYSYNPEKAKQLLAEAGYEDGFTFDLWTMPVARPYMPDPQKAAEVLQADFAKIGLTANIVSMEWATYLDETTKGKHDVFMLGWSGTNGDPDYFLNPLLSKNSIPGGNRAQYANDEVTELLIKATEVTDVAERESMYQKALEIMHNEAPWIPLVHNTPVLASGSNVLNYVPHPSTSESLAEVDLE; translated from the coding sequence ATGAAGAGAAAAGGGTTAATTATTATGTTCATCCTAGGGCTAATTACATCATTAGCTTTAGTTGGATGTAGCGACAAGCCAAGTACGTCTAATGATCCGGAAAAACCTAAAGATGACACTAGTGAGAATGCTGAACCTAAAACTTTGATTTTCGCGCGTGGTGGTGAAAATAATAGTTTAGATTTTGCTAGTACAACAGATGGTGAAACATCTCGTGTTACAATGCAAATTTTTGAGTCATTACTTGAATATGATAAAGATTCTTTCAATGTAAAGCCAGGCTTAGCAAGCGACTGGAAAATTGAAGATGATGGCACGCGCTATATCCTTGATTTAGTAAAAGGGATTAAGTTCCATGATGGAACAGACTTTAATGCAGATGCTGTAATCTTTAACTATGAGAGATGGGCTGATAAAAATCACCCTCACCATTATGCAGATGAAGGCTTTGCATATACCTTCTATCAAACATTATTTGGCGGTCATAAAGGTGATGAAGGACATATTATTAAAGAAATCAATAAGCTAAATGATCATCAAGTTGAATTCGTATTAACCAAGCCTTATGCACCATTTATTCAAAACTTGGCGATGGCATCATTTGCGATTGCTTCTCCTAAGAGCTTTGAAGATTATGGTAGCAAAATAATTGAGAATCCAGTTGGTACGGGACCTTTCATGTTCAAGGAATGGAAGAGAAATGAATCTATTACTCTTGTTAAAAATCCAAACTACTGGAAGGAAGGTCTTCCGAAGCTTGATACAGTTATCTTTAAGACAATTCCAGACAACTCAGCAAGATATACTGCATTAAAAGCAGGACAAATTGATATTATGGACGGTTTAAACCCAGATGATGTCAATGGTGTAGAGTCTGACTCTAACCTTAAACTATATAAACGTACTGCTAATAACGTTGGATACCTAGGATTTAATACACAAAAGGCTCCTTTTGATGATCCAAAAGTACGTGTTGCAATGAACTATGCAGTAAATAAAGAAGCCCTAATTGCAGGTTTATATAATAACCTAGCTGTGCCAGCTAAGGGTGCTTTACCACCTGGATACTTAGGCTATAACGATTCTGTAGAAGAATATTCGTATAATCCAGAAAAAGCAAAGCAGCTACTAGCTGAAGCTGGTTATGAAGATGGTTTTACGTTTGATTTATGGACGATGCCGGTTGCACGCCCTTATATGCCAGATCCTCAAAAGGCAGCAGAGGTGCTACAAGCAGATTTTGCTAAGATTGGTTTAACAGCAAACATCGTAAGTATGGAGTGGGCTACGTATCTAGATGAAACAACTAAGGGTAAACATGATGTATTTATGCTTGGTTGGTCTGGAACAAACGGTGACCCTGATTACTTCTTAAACCCATTATTAAGTAAGAACTCAATTCCAGGCGGAAACCGTGCTCAGTATGCAAATGATGAAGTAACAGAATTGCTTATTAAAGCAACAGAGGTAACTGATGTTGCCGAAAGAGAAAGCATGTACCAAAAAGCACTAGAAATCATGCACAATGAAGCACCTTGGATTCCACTTGTTCACAATACACCAGTGTTGGCATCTGGCTCAAATGTACTAAATTATGTTCCACATCCTTCAACAAGTGAATCATTAGCTGAAGTAGACTTAGAATAA
- a CDS encoding ABC transporter ATP-binding protein translates to MDNIILEVRNLKKYFDITGGVLSKKVGSVKAVDDVSFSVKEGEVLGIVGESGCGKSTTGRTILRLIEPTEGKIYFNGTDITSLKAEEMRKLRKDMQIVFQDPYASLNPRHTVEKIIEEPMIVHGIGTKKERRERVRYLLETVGLSSYHASRYPHQFSGGQRQRIGIARALAVNPKIIIADEPVSALDVSIQSQILNLMQDLQKEFNLTYIFIAHDLSVVKHISDRVGVMYLGRLVELAPKDELYENPKHPYTEALLSAVPIVDPDYKKERILLEGDLPSPSNPPSGCAFHTRCPACMEICKKERPVFQELSDGHFVACHLFG, encoded by the coding sequence ATGGATAATATCATTTTAGAAGTGAGAAATCTTAAAAAGTACTTTGACATTACGGGTGGGGTTTTATCCAAAAAGGTTGGAAGTGTAAAAGCGGTAGATGATGTTAGCTTTTCGGTAAAAGAAGGTGAAGTTTTAGGAATCGTCGGTGAAAGTGGTTGTGGTAAATCTACTACTGGTCGAACAATCTTAAGGTTGATTGAACCAACCGAGGGCAAGATCTATTTTAACGGAACAGATATTACTTCTTTAAAAGCAGAAGAGATGCGAAAGCTAAGAAAAGATATGCAAATTGTATTTCAGGATCCATACGCCTCACTAAACCCAAGGCATACAGTAGAAAAAATTATTGAAGAACCAATGATTGTCCATGGTATTGGTACTAAAAAGGAAAGACGTGAAAGAGTTCGATATTTATTAGAAACTGTTGGCTTGAGTAGTTATCATGCGTCAAGATATCCGCATCAATTTAGTGGTGGGCAGCGCCAAAGGATAGGTATTGCTCGTGCTTTAGCTGTTAACCCCAAAATAATTATTGCAGATGAGCCTGTGTCAGCATTAGATGTATCCATTCAATCACAAATATTGAATCTTATGCAGGATTTACAGAAAGAGTTTAACCTTACATACATCTTTATCGCTCACGATTTAAGTGTTGTAAAACATATAAGTGATCGAGTAGGCGTTATGTATTTAGGTAGATTAGTAGAATTGGCTCCTAAGGATGAATTATATGAAAACCCAAAACATCCTTATACGGAAGCATTATTATCTGCAGTGCCAATCGTTGATCCAGACTATAAAAAAGAAAGAATTCTGCTTGAAGGGGATTTGCCGAGTCCATCTAATCCACCAAGTGGTTGTGCATTTCATACTCGCTGTCCTGCTTGCATGGAAATATGTAAAAAAGAAAGACCAGTATTTCAGGAGCTATCTGATGGTCATTTCGTGGCATGTCACTTATTTGGATAA
- a CDS encoding ABC transporter ATP-binding protein: MSETILEIKDLETHFITDDGVIPAVDKFSIRINEGEVLGIVGESGCGKSVTSLSIMGLIPTPPGKIAGGEILFNSKNLLELSEKEMRSLRGNEIAMIFQEPMTSLNPVYTIGDQIGEAFRFHKKVKKQESIKLAVDMLKKVGIPRADQIVHEYPHQLSGGMRQRVMIAMAMACEPKLLIADEPTTALDVTIQAQILDLMKQLNKNKGTAIMLITHDLAVVAELCDRVVVMYGGKVVEEGDVRTIIKHPQHPYTKGLIRSLPKLHEKSGRLYSIPGNVPKPGSIKMGCRFAPRCDEAIDICKEQDPELIEVAPGHKCRCLLYQLEGRD, encoded by the coding sequence GTGTCAGAAACAATACTTGAAATAAAAGATTTAGAAACACACTTTATAACAGACGATGGGGTAATTCCTGCAGTAGACAAGTTTTCCATACGTATTAATGAAGGCGAGGTACTAGGGATTGTTGGTGAATCAGGATGTGGAAAAAGTGTAACATCCTTGTCAATCATGGGTCTAATACCTACTCCACCCGGGAAAATAGCCGGTGGTGAGATATTATTTAACTCTAAAAATTTGCTAGAGCTCTCAGAAAAAGAAATGCGTTCATTGAGAGGAAATGAAATTGCAATGATTTTTCAGGAGCCCATGACTTCATTGAACCCGGTGTATACAATCGGTGACCAAATTGGAGAAGCCTTTAGATTCCATAAGAAAGTTAAGAAGCAAGAATCAATAAAGCTGGCTGTTGATATGTTAAAAAAGGTTGGAATTCCTAGAGCAGACCAAATTGTCCATGAATATCCTCATCAGCTTTCTGGAGGTATGAGACAAAGGGTGATGATTGCAATGGCCATGGCTTGTGAGCCAAAGTTACTGATTGCTGATGAACCTACTACTGCTTTAGATGTAACGATTCAAGCACAGATTTTAGATTTAATGAAACAGTTAAATAAGAATAAAGGTACAGCGATTATGCTTATTACCCATGACTTAGCCGTGGTAGCAGAGCTTTGCGACCGCGTAGTTGTTATGTATGGTGGAAAAGTTGTTGAGGAAGGTGATGTTAGAACGATTATCAAACATCCTCAACATCCGTATACAAAAGGGTTAATCCGCTCATTACCGAAACTTCATGAAAAATCGGGGCGCCTCTATTCTATCCCTGGAAATGTTCCGAAACCAGGCAGTATTAAGATGGGTTGTCGCTTTGCTCCAAGATGTGATGAAGCCATCGATATTTGCAAGGAACAGGACCCAGAATTGATTGAGGTTGCACCGGGTCATAAATGCAGGTGCCTTCTATATCAACTAGAAGGGAGAGATTAG
- a CDS encoding TetR/AcrR family transcriptional regulator, translating into MKKKPEVTAQTKQNIIDAFWSLYCEKRIEKITVKEITLKAGYNRGTFYEYFTDIYDVLEQIEESLIPTLDELPPISIGNENMGIPIDMFMKLYEKNSKYYSVLLGDNGDPAFASKLKNSTKPILKQAFAEKYEVNQVEFDFILEYVLSVMVGIMSYWFRHDKAMTAEDLIALMQDLMENGVMEHLSK; encoded by the coding sequence ATGAAGAAGAAACCCGAAGTAACCGCACAGACGAAGCAAAATATAATCGATGCCTTTTGGTCCTTGTATTGCGAAAAAAGAATAGAGAAAATAACGGTAAAGGAAATTACGCTGAAAGCAGGTTATAATCGCGGGACCTTTTATGAATATTTTACAGATATATACGATGTTCTTGAGCAAATAGAAGAATCCTTAATACCTACACTAGATGAACTGCCGCCCATTTCTATTGGTAATGAAAATATGGGTATACCAATTGATATGTTCATGAAGCTATATGAGAAAAATAGCAAGTATTATTCTGTTTTGCTAGGTGATAATGGTGATCCTGCTTTTGCAAGTAAACTTAAAAATTCAACAAAGCCCATCCTTAAACAAGCATTCGCGGAAAAGTATGAAGTAAATCAGGTAGAATTTGATTTCATATTGGAGTATGTACTTTCAGTAATGGTGGGTATTATGAGCTATTGGTTTAGACATGATAAAGCGATGACAGCAGAGGACTTGATTGCTTTAATGCAGGATCTTATGGAAAATGGTGTTATGGAACATTTATCAAAATAA
- a CDS encoding glycosyltransferase produces MITILCAGSRGDFQPYIALAQQLKKLGKNVRITGLRDMEEFVRSYGIEYFSIQADFKTLNVDEKMLKEAQSADNPLKMLLTFNKMRKYGVSIANEYYASCKNSELIIYHPGVTLGYFAAEKLGIPSILASPFPMHKTKKQTSIIQYGRKKSTPITNIISYYMLQGMLWLASKDSVKGFWKKEFGGLPEKFGCPYERHTDKKHPAIISCSNYVFKRPSDWNENIHQHGYWFVEEETNYIPSKELEDFLHSGDKPIYIGFGSVFHDDQKEALTTIIVDALAKSGKRGIICGMGKIHNLPKNIIAIDSIPHTWLFERVAAVCHHGGAGTTAAGFKAGVPSIIVPFANDQHAWAHRAYDLSVGSKPIPIKALTSDNLATAIHYALEEKIVENSKTLAKNIATENGVRDCARVIVESLMA; encoded by the coding sequence ATGATTACAATACTGTGTGCTGGATCTCGTGGAGACTTTCAACCATATATTGCACTTGCCCAACAGCTTAAGAAGCTAGGTAAAAATGTGCGTATTACTGGCCTTAGAGACATGGAAGAATTCGTAAGAAGTTATGGCATCGAATATTTTTCAATTCAAGCGGATTTTAAAACTCTTAACGTTGATGAAAAAATGTTAAAGGAAGCACAAAGCGCCGATAACCCATTAAAAATGCTACTCACCTTTAATAAGATGAGAAAATATGGAGTTAGTATAGCAAATGAATACTACGCTTCTTGCAAGAATAGTGAGTTAATCATATATCATCCAGGTGTTACGCTAGGCTACTTTGCGGCTGAGAAGCTAGGTATTCCCTCTATCTTAGCATCTCCATTCCCGATGCATAAGACAAAAAAACAGACTTCGATTATTCAATATGGAAGAAAGAAGTCTACTCCGATTACGAACATAATTAGCTACTATATGCTTCAAGGTATGCTGTGGTTGGCATCAAAGGATTCAGTCAAGGGTTTTTGGAAAAAGGAGTTCGGTGGACTACCCGAGAAGTTTGGATGCCCCTATGAGCGCCATACAGACAAAAAGCATCCAGCAATCATTTCCTGCAGTAACTATGTATTCAAGAGACCTAGTGACTGGAATGAAAACATACACCAACATGGCTATTGGTTTGTTGAAGAAGAAACGAATTATATTCCTAGCAAGGAATTAGAAGACTTTTTACATTCGGGAGATAAGCCTATTTATATAGGGTTCGGAAGTGTATTTCATGATGATCAGAAAGAAGCCCTAACTACAATAATAGTTGATGCTCTTGCCAAGAGTGGAAAACGTGGAATAATCTGTGGAATGGGCAAAATTCATAACCTACCAAAAAATATTATTGCAATTGACAGCATACCACATACATGGCTCTTCGAAAGAGTTGCTGCTGTATGTCATCATGGAGGAGCTGGAACAACCGCTGCAGGATTTAAGGCAGGTGTTCCCAGCATCATCGTACCCTTTGCTAACGATCAGCACGCTTGGGCACACAGAGCCTACGACTTAAGTGTAGGTTCAAAGCCAATTCCTATAAAGGCACTTACTTCTGACAATCTCGCAACTGCAATTCACTATGCCTTAGAAGAGAAAATTGTTGAAAACTCAAAAACTCTTGCAAAAAATATCGCTACTGAAAACGGCGTAAGAGATTGTGCAAGAGTAATAGTAGAAAGTCTTATGGCGTAG
- a CDS encoding MFS transporter encodes MKKLEEWQKSFFILYIGQATSLLSSSAVQFSIIWWITLETGSALSLTIASMVGLLPQAILGPFAGVWIDRYNRKKIMIIADSAVALSSLILGVTFLLGIQSILLVYLVLFIRALGETFHKPALQAVIPQLVPASELTKAGGYGQMINSACTMVGPMLGAFIMSVTSLPYAMLVDVLGATIAVVTLSLVNISKQLKKQSKNLDFIQDMKQGINAFRSNKALNRLAIPMLISTIIFVPIGTMLPLMVIGYFNGTAWHNGIVQTLFSIGMLIAAMLIGITGGLKRQFLMISLSTGLLGICALIGGILPPHLFWIFCIVVFVMGTTGMGFNIPFTSYIQRTVPAENLGKVISLITSAMSFAAPVGMFIAGPISEMIGVSNWMFFSGVFMILIGIVCYFLTREFDISVNNEVMLDEK; translated from the coding sequence ATGAAAAAATTAGAAGAATGGCAGAAGTCCTTTTTCATCTTATATATCGGCCAAGCAACTTCTCTTTTAAGCTCGAGCGCCGTTCAATTCTCCATTATTTGGTGGATCACATTAGAAACAGGCTCTGCCCTTTCACTTACAATAGCAAGTATGGTTGGCCTACTACCTCAGGCGATTTTAGGTCCATTTGCAGGAGTTTGGATTGACAGATACAATCGAAAAAAAATAATGATTATAGCTGATAGTGCTGTAGCATTATCAAGTTTAATTTTAGGAGTTACATTTTTATTAGGTATTCAATCCATTCTATTGGTTTATCTGGTTCTATTTATCCGAGCTCTTGGGGAAACATTTCATAAACCTGCCCTACAAGCAGTAATCCCTCAACTCGTTCCTGCGAGCGAACTTACGAAAGCAGGTGGATATGGGCAAATGATTAACTCAGCATGTACTATGGTCGGTCCTATGCTTGGTGCGTTTATAATGAGTGTTACTTCACTTCCATATGCGATGCTTGTCGACGTTTTAGGAGCAACTATTGCCGTAGTAACATTATCTTTAGTAAATATTTCAAAGCAATTAAAAAAACAAAGCAAAAATTTAGACTTCATACAAGACATGAAGCAAGGTATAAATGCTTTTCGATCAAACAAAGCATTAAATCGGCTTGCCATTCCAATGTTAATATCAACCATCATTTTTGTTCCTATTGGAACAATGTTACCACTTATGGTTATTGGGTATTTCAATGGAACCGCATGGCACAATGGCATTGTACAAACCTTATTTTCTATCGGAATGTTAATTGCAGCAATGTTAATCGGCATTACCGGAGGTCTTAAAAGGCAATTTTTAATGATTTCATTATCTACGGGTTTACTAGGTATATGTGCATTAATTGGCGGTATTTTACCTCCACATTTATTTTGGATCTTTTGTATCGTAGTGTTTGTAATGGGAACAACGGGTATGGGTTTCAACATTCCCTTTACTTCCTACATTCAAAGAACTGTTCCAGCAGAAAACTTAGGGAAAGTGATTTCTCTTATTACAAGTGCGATGAGTTTCGCAGCACCAGTGGGCATGTTCATTGCAGGTCCTATATCAGAAATGATCGGGGTAAGCAACTGGATGTTTTTTTCAGGAGTATTTATGATCCTTATAGGTATTGTATGTTATTTTCTGACTAGAGAGTTCGACATTTCAGTAAATAATGAGGTAATGCTAGATGAAAAGTAA
- the truA gene encoding tRNA pseudouridine(38-40) synthase TruA: MNNYKLTIQYDGGRYKGWQRLGNSDSTIQGKIENVLTELAGEKIEIIGSGRTDAGVHALSQIANFKMRKNATEEEVMHYLNRYLPNDISVVDVTLIHDRFHARYNAKDKTYLYKIWNEQYTHPFMRKYSMHVEEKLDIDKMRKASKYFLGEHDFTSYSNAKSKKKSMVREIYSLEINENAGFIEIKVRGNGFLYNMVRKIVGTLIEVGLGEKDATAIPNILESKERIQTGRMADAEGLYLEEVGF; this comes from the coding sequence ATGAACAATTATAAATTGACCATTCAGTATGATGGTGGCCGTTACAAGGGTTGGCAACGACTCGGTAATAGTGACAGCACTATTCAAGGGAAAATTGAAAACGTATTAACAGAGTTGGCAGGAGAAAAGATTGAAATCATTGGATCTGGTAGAACGGATGCAGGTGTACATGCTCTTTCTCAAATCGCTAATTTTAAGATGCGTAAGAATGCAACGGAAGAGGAAGTTATGCATTATTTAAACAGATATCTTCCCAATGATATTAGCGTTGTTGATGTTACGTTAATTCATGATCGTTTTCATGCACGCTACAATGCTAAAGATAAAACCTATTTGTATAAGATCTGGAACGAGCAATATACACATCCCTTCATGCGAAAGTACAGTATGCATGTTGAGGAAAAGCTTGATATCGATAAAATGAGAAAAGCATCTAAATACTTTTTAGGTGAGCATGACTTTACATCCTATTCCAACGCAAAGTCGAAGAAAAAGTCCATGGTGCGTGAAATATACTCACTTGAAATAAATGAGAATGCAGGCTTTATCGAAATCAAGGTGCGAGGCAATGGCTTCCTTTACAATATGGTGAGAAAAATTGTAGGAACCTTAATTGAAGTTGGATTAGGAGAAAAAGATGCTACTGCAATACCTAATATCCTCGAGTCAAAAGAAAGAATTCAAACAGGTCGTATGGCGGATGCAGAGGGGTTGTATTTGGAGGAGGTTGGTTTTTAA